In Uranotaenia lowii strain MFRU-FL chromosome 2, ASM2978415v1, whole genome shotgun sequence, one genomic interval encodes:
- the LOC129741543 gene encoding myosin-VIIa, with the protein MVIVTRGDYIWIEPVSGREFDVAIGARVISAEGRRIQVRDDDGNEIWLTPERRIKAMHASSVQGVEDMISLGDLHEAGILRNLLIRYNDNLIYTYTGSILVAVNPYQILPIYTADQIKLYKERKIGELPPHIFAIGDNSYANMRRYGLDQCIVISGESGAGKTESTKLILQYLAAISGKHSWIEQQILEANPILEAFGNAKTVRNDNSSRFGKYIDIHFNNGGVIEGAKIEQYLLEKSRIVSQNAEERNYHIFYCLLAGLSVDDRKKLNLGQASDYRYLTGGGCIKCEGRNDAAEFADIRSAMKVLCFSDNEIWEILKLLAALLHTGNIKYRATVIDNLDATEIPEHINVERVAKLLEVPLQPFIDALTRKTLFAHGETVVSTLSRDQSMDVRDAFVKGIYGRLFVLIVKKINSAIYKPKSSTRSAIGVLDIFGFENFDQNSFEQFCINFANENLQQFFVQHIFKLEQEEYNHESINWQHIEFVDNQDALDLIAIKQLNIMALIDEESKFPKGTDQTMLAKLHKTHGTHRNYLKPKSDINTSFGLNHFAGVVFYDTRGFLEKNRDTFSADLLQLISSSTNKFLQTVFAEDIEMGAETRKRTPTLSTQFKKSLDSLMKTLSQCQPFFIRCIKPNELKKPMMFDRALCCRQLRYSGMMETIRIRRAGYPIRHNFRDFVERYRFLINGIPPAHRTDCRHATSKICATVLGRSDYQLGHTKVFLKDAHDLFLEQERDRVLTRKILILQRSIRGWVYRRRFLRMKQAAITIQKFWKGYAQRQRYKKMRIGYMRLQALIRSRVLSHRFRHLRGHIVRLQARIRGYLVRREYGHKMWAVIKIQSHVRRMIAMNRYQKLKLEYRRHHEALRLRRLEEEELKHQGNKRAKEIAEQHYRDRLNEIERKEMEQEMEERRRVEVKKNIINDAARKADEPVDDSKLVEAMFDFLPDSSSEAPTPHGGRETSVFNDLPVNQDNHEDIIGPIHTISEDEEDLSEFKFQKFAATYFQGNITHYYSRKPLKHPLLPLHTQGDQLAAQALWITILRFTGDLPEPRYHTMDRDNTSVMSKVTATLGRNFIRSKEFQEAQMMGLDPEAFLKQKPRSIRHKLVSLTLKRKNKLGEDVRRRLQDEEYTADSYQSWLESRPTSNLEKLHFIIGHGILRAELRDEIYCQICKQLTNNPSKSSHARGWILLSLCVGCFAPSEKFVNYLRSFIREGPPGYAPYCEERLKRTFNNGTRNQPPSWLELQATKSKKPIMLPITFMDGNTKTLLADSATTARELCNQLSDKITLKDQFGFSLYIALFDKVSSLGSGGDHVMDAISQCEQYAKEQGAQERNAPWRLFFRKEIFAPWHNPIEDQVATNLIYQQVVRGVKFGEYRCDKEEDLAMIAAQQYYIEYNTDMSMDRLYTLLPNFIPDYCLTGIEKAIDRWAALVLQAYKKSYYLKDKAQALKVKEDVVSYAKYKWPLLFSRFYEAYRNSGPNLPKNDVIIAVNWTGVYVVDDQEQVLLELSFPEITAVSSQKTNKVFTQTFSLSTVRNEEFTFQSPNAEDIRDLIVYFLEGLKKRSKYVIALQDYKAPGEATTFLSFLKGDLIILEDESTGESVLNSGWCIGCCERTQERGDFPAEIVYVLPTLTKPPPDILALFSVEDAHHGKRLNSIYSNGGTETRERPHTLADYSLDHFRPPPKRTMSKALTTLSSKRGGDELWRYSREPLKQPLLKKLLAKEELSEESCLAFIAIMKYMGDLPSKRPRIGNEITDHIFDGPLKHEILRDEIYCQLMKQLTDNRNRVSEERGWELMWLSTGLFACSQQLLKELTLFLRSRRHPISQDSLHRLQKTIRNGQRKYPPHQVEVEAIQHKTTQIFHKVYFPDDTDEAFEVDSSTRAKDFCQNISQRLNLRSSEGFSLFVKIADKVISVPEGDFFFDFVRHLTDWIKKARPTRDGSNPQFTYQVFFMKKLWTNTVPGKDKNADLIFHYHQELPKLLRGYHKCSKDESVKLAALVYRVRFGESKQELQAIPQMLRELVPSDLIKLQTTNDWKRSIVAAYNQDAGMSPEDAKITFLKIVYRWPTFGSAFFEVKQTTEPNYPEMLLIAINKHGVSLIHPSSKDILVTHPFTRISNWSSGNTYFHMTIGNLVRGSKLLCETSLGYKMDDLLTSYISLMLTNMNKQRTIRVK; encoded by the exons GGTGACTACATATGGATCGAGCCCGTGTCCGGACGCGAATTCGATGTGGCCATCGGGGCCCGGGTCATCTCGGCCGAGGGGCGGCGCATCCAGGTGCGGGACGACGACGGCAACGAGATATGGCTCACGCCGGAGCGGCGCATCAAGGCGATGCACGCCTCCTCGGTGCAGGGCGTCGAGGATATGATCTCCCTCGGGGATCTGCACGAGGCCGGCATCCTGCGCAACCTCCTGATCCGCTACAATGACAACCTGATCTAT ACCTACACCGGATCCATCCTGGTGGCGGTGAATCCGTACCAGATTCTGCCGATCTACACCGCCGATCAGATCAAGCTGTACAAGGAGCGTAAAATTGGTGAACTACCTCCTCACATTTTTGCCATCGGAGACAACTCGTACGCCAATATGCGCCGTTATGGACTGGATCAGTGTATCGTAATTTCGGGGGAATCCGGAGCGGGGAAGACGGAGAGCACAAAGTTGATCCTTCAGTACTTGGCGGCCATCAGTGGGAAGCACTCGTGGATTGAACAGCAGATTCTGGAGGCGAATCCCATTCTGGAAGCGTTCGGTAATGCTAAGACCGTACGGAATGACAACTCCTCTCGTTTCGGAAAGTACATTGATATTCACTTCAACAATGGCGGAGTGATCGAGGGAGCCAAAATTGAACAATATCTGCTGGAAAAGTCTCGGATAGTTTCTCAGAATGCTGAGGAGAGAAACTATCACATCTTCTATTGCTTGTTGGCTGGATTGTCTGTGGATGATAGGAAGAAGCTGAACTTGGGACAGGCTTCTGACTATCGGTATCTGACGGGTGGAGGATGTATCAAGTGTGAGGGCCGTAACGATGCTGCTGAATTTGCTGATATTCGATCGGCCATGAAAGTACTTTGCTTTTCGGATAACGAAATCTGGGAGATTTTGAAGCTTCTGGCTGCACTTTTGCACACGGGAAACATCAAGTATCGGGCTACCGTCATAGACAATCTAGATGCTACGGAAATTCCAGAACATATCAATGTTGAAAGGGTGGCGAAATTGTTGGAAGTTCCTTTGCAGCCGTTTATCGATGCCCTTACTAGGAAAACTCTATTCGCCCATGGAGAAACGGTTGTATCGACGCTATCTCGGGATCAATCAATGGATGTTCGAGATGCTTTCGTGAAGGGCATCTACGGAAGATTGTTTGTGTTAATTGTGAAGAAAATCAACTCAGCTATCTACAAACCAAAATCCTCAACGAGAAGTGCTATCGGAGTTTTGGATATTTTCGGGTTCGAAAACTTCGATCAAAATAGTTTCGAACAGTTCTGCATAAACTTTGCCAACGAGAACTTGCAACAGTTTTTCGTACAGCACATTTTTAAGCTGGAACAGGAAGAGTACAATCACGAGAGCATCAACTGGCAGCATATAGAATTCGTAGACAATCAAGATGCGCTGGATTTGATCGCCATCAAGCAGCTTAACATCATGGCGTTGATTGACGAGGAATCCAAATTCCCTAAAGGCACGGACCAAACTATGTTGGCAAAGTTGCACAAAACTCACGGAACCCACCGTAACTATTTGAAGCCGAAGTCGGATATCAATACCAGCTTCGGGTTGAACCATTTTGCTGGTGTAGTCTTCTACGATACCCGAGGATTTTTGGAGAAGAATCGTGACACTTTCAGTGCTGATCTTCTACAGCTCATTTCGAGTTCaactaataaatttttgcaaactGTTTTCGCCGAAGACATTGAAATGGGAGCTGAAACTAGGAAGCGAACACCTACATTGTCCACTCAGTTCAAGAAGAGTTTGGACTCGCTCATGAAGACGCTCAGCCAGTGTCAACCATTCTTCATCCGGTGTATCAAACCTAACGAGCTCAAAAAACCGATGATGTTCGATCGAGCTCTGTGTTGCCGACAGCTTCGTTACTCCGGTATGATGGAAACGATCCGGATTCGTCGAGCAGGTTATCCGATCCGACATAATTTCCGCGACTTTGTGGAACGCTATCGGTTTCTCATCAATGGAATTCCTCCGGCTCACAGAACCGATTGCCGACATGCGACGTCTAAAATCTGCGCTACGGTTCTGGGCAGATCCGACTATCAGCTTGGTCACACCAAGGTCTTCCTGAAGGACGCCCATGACCTTTTCCTGGAACAGGAGCGGGATCGAGTTCTCACCCGGAAGATTCTGATCCTGCAGCGATCGATTCGCGGATGGGTCTACCGGCGGAGGTTCCTTCGAATGAAACAGGCAGCCATAACGATTCAGAAGTTCTGGAAGGGTTACGCACAGCGGCAACGCTACAAAAAGATGCGCATCGGCTACATGCGACTGCAGGCCCTAATCCGGTCGCGTGTTCTGAGTCATCGTTTTAGACACTTGCGTGGCCATATCGTGCGATTACAGGCCAGAATCCGTGGCTATTTGGTCCGTCGCGAGTACGGTCATAAGATGTGGGCCGTCATTAAGATCCAATCGCATGTGCGAAGAATGATAGCGATGAATCGGTATCAAAAGCTTAAACTCGAGTACCGACGACATCACGAAGCGTTACGGTTGAGGCGTTTGGAGGAGGAAGAGCTCAAACACCAGGGCAATAAGCGTGCTAAGGAAATAGCCGAGCAGCATTACCGTGATCGGTTGAATGAAATCGAGCGAAAAGAAATGGAACAAGAGATGGAAGAGCGCCGGCGCGTCGAGGTGAAGAAGAACATCATTAACGATGCCGCTAGAAAAGCAGACGAGCCGGTGGATGATAGCAAATTGGTTGAGGCAATGTTTGACTTTCTGCCGGATTCCAGCAGCGAAGCGCCGACTCCTCATGGTGGTCGTGAGACTTCCGTCTTCAACGATCTACCTGTAAACCAAGACAACCACGAAGATATTATTGGTCCTATTCACACCATTTCCGAGGACGAAGAAGATTTGTCggagttcaaatttcaaaagtttgccGCGACATATTTCCAAGGAAACATCACTCATTACTATTCTCGAAAACCATTGAAACATCCACTATTGCCACTGCACACTCAAGGCGATCAACTCGCGGCACAAGCACTCTGGATAACGATATTACGATTCACCGGGGATCTTCCCGAACCTCGATATCACACCATGGATCGTGACAACACCTCAGTCATGTCCAAGGTAACCGCGACATTGGGACGCAATTTCATTAGGAGCAAAGAATTTCAGGAAGCACAAATGATGGGACTCGATCCGGAAGCTTTCCTCAAACAAAAACCTCGATCCATCCGGCACAAGCTCGTTTCCCTAACGCTGAAACGCAAAAACAAGTTAGGTGAAGACGTCCGCCGCAGATTGCAAGACGAAGAATACACCGCCGACAGCTACCAATCGTGGCTCGAATCTCGACCGACATCAAATCTAGAAAAGTTGCATTTTATCATAGGCCATGGTATTTTAAGGGCAGAACTTCGTGACGAAATCTACTGTCAAATTTGCAAACAGCTCACCAACAACCCGTCCAAATCATCCCACGCCAGAGGTTGGATCCTGCTATCTCTTTGCGTAGGGTGTTTCGCTCCATCCGAAAAATTCGTCAACTACTTACGCTCCTTCATCCGAGAAGGTCCTCCCGGATACGCTCCGTATTGCGAGGAGCGCCTCAAACGCACATTTAACAACGGAACTCGCAATCAACCCCCGTCTTGGCTCGAACTTCAAGCAACCAAATCGAAAAAACCTATCATGCTTCCTATCACCTTCATGGACGGCAACACCAAAACCCTACTGGCAGATTCCGCAACAACTGCTCGAGAACTTTGTAATCAACTCTCCGATAAAATTACCCTTAAAGATCAATTCGGGTTCTCGCTGTACATCGCTTTGTTCGACAAGGTTTCATCCCTGGGCAGCGGAGGTGATCACGTGATGGACGCCATTTCCCAGTGCGAACAATACGCCAAGGAACAAGGCGCCCAGGAACGAAACGCCCCCTGGCGATTATTCTTCCGAAAGGAAATATTCGCACCATGGCACAATCCCATCGAAGATCAGGTCGCCACCAACTTGATCTATCAACAAGTCGTCCGCGGGGTAAAATTCGGCGAGTATCGGTGTGACAAAGAGGAAGATCTGGCAATGATCGCCGCTCAGCAGTACTACATCGAGTACAACACCGATATGTCGATGGATCGTCTATACACCCTGTTGCCAAACTTCATTCCCGATTACTGTTTGACGGGCATCGAAAAGGCAATCGATCGATGGGCGGCGTTGGTGCTGCAGGCCTACAAGAAAAGTTACTATCTGAAGGATAAGGCACAAGCGTTGAAGGTGAAGGAGGACGTCGTTAGCTACGCCAAGTACAAGTGGCCGCTGCTGTTCTCGCGGTTCTATGAAGCATACAG AAACTCGGGTCCGAACTTACCCAAGAACGATGTCATCATTGCGGTCAACTGGACCGGCGTTTACGTGGTCGACGATCAGGAACAGGTGCTGTTGGAGCTTTCGTTTCCGGAAATCACCGCCGTCTCGAGCCAGAAAACGAACAAGGTCTTCACGCAGACGTTCTCGCTATCGACGGTGCGCAACGAGGAGTTCACCTTCCAAAGCCCGAACGCCGAAGACATCCGGGACCTGATAGTCTACTTCCTGGAGGGATTAAAAAAGCG TTCCAAGTACGTGATAGCTTTACAAGATTACAAGGCCCCGGGAGAAGCGACTACATtcctatcgtttttgaaaggggATTTGATCATACTGGAAGACGAAAGTACCGGAGAAAGTGTCTTGAACTCCGGTTGGTGTATAG GATGTTGTGAACGAACTCAGGAACGGGGAGACTTCCCGGCTGAGATAGTGTACGTTCTGCCGACTCTCACCAAACCACCACCGGACATTCTGGCGCTGTTCAGCGTAGAGGATGCCCATCACGGCAAACGGCTGAATTCCATCTACTCAAATGGGGGAACGGAAACACGAGAAAGACCGCACACTTTGGCCGACTATTCATTGGATCACTTCCGGCCACCTCCGAAACGCACCATGTCCAaggcactgaccacactgagcTCGAAGCGTGGCGGAGACGAGCTGTGGCGCTATTCGCGAGAACCTTTGAAACAACCGCTGCTCAAAAAGTTGCTAGCCAAGGAAGAACTTTCCGAAGAGTCCTGTCTAGCGTTCATCGCCATCATGAAGTACATGGGTGATCTACCCTCGAAACGACCCCGCATCGGTAACGAAATTACCGATCATATCTTTGATGGTCCACTGAAGCACGAAATCCTGAGGGATGAAATCTACTGTCAGCTTATGAAACAGCTCACCGATAACCGAAACCGGGTATCGGAGGAACGTGGCTGGGAGTTGATGTGGTTGTCTACCGGACTGTTCGCCTGCAGTCAACAATTGCTCAAAGAACTAACCCTGTTCCTGCGGAGTCGCCGGCATCCCATTTCCCAGGATTCGCTGCACCGACTGCAGAAAACCATCCGGAACGGTCAACGCAAATACCCACCCCATCAAGTGGAAGTGGAAGCCATCCAGCACAAAACCACCCAAATTTTCCACAAAGTGTACTTCCCGGATGATACCGATGAGGCGTTCGAGGTGGATTCCTCTACGCGAGCGAAAGATTTCTGCCAGAACATTTCACAGCGGCTGAATCTGCGGTCCAGTGAAGGTTTTAGCTTGTTTGTAAAAATAGCCGACAAGGTGATATCAGTGCCAGAAGGAGATTTCTTCTTCGATTTTGTGCGCCATTTGACCGATTGGATCAAAAAGGCTCGACCGACGAGGGATGGGTCAAATCCGCAGTTCACATATCAGGTGTTCTTCATGAAGAAGCTGTGGACCAATACGGTACCGGGGAAGGACAAGAATGCCGATCTGATATTCCACTACCATCAGGAGTTGCCAAAGCTGCTGCGAGGCTATCACAAGTGTTCGAAGGATGAGTCGGTGAAGCTGGCCGCATTGGTTTATCGAGTACGGTTCGGGGAGAGCAAGCAGGAGCTACAAGCCATTCC